In Myxococcus stipitatus, the following are encoded in one genomic region:
- the rnk gene encoding nucleoside diphosphate kinase regulator: MTSEQSLIVTETDLERLRQVIDHHGGGRLAELADMLDSELSRAKVVRSETVPPSVVTMNSTVLFEDEQTGEQRQVTLVYPRDANSDDGRISVLAPIGSALIGLSVGQSIAWPLPGGRTKRLRIVAVPYQPEAAGQFHL; the protein is encoded by the coding sequence ATGACCAGCGAGCAGTCCCTCATCGTGACTGAGACCGACCTGGAGCGTCTGCGCCAGGTCATCGACCACCATGGAGGGGGCCGATTGGCCGAGCTCGCGGACATGCTTGACTCCGAGCTGTCCCGGGCGAAGGTCGTTCGCTCGGAGACAGTTCCCCCCAGCGTGGTGACGATGAACAGCACCGTGCTCTTCGAGGATGAGCAGACGGGTGAGCAGCGTCAGGTCACGCTCGTCTACCCGCGCGACGCCAACAGCGACGATGGCCGCATCTCCGTGCTGGCTCCCATCGGCAGCGCCCTGATTGGCCTGTCCGTAGGCCAGTCCATCGCCTGGCCGCTGCCGGGCGGACGCACCAAGCGGCTGCGCATCGTCGCGGTGCCCTATCAGCCCGAGGCCGCGGGCCAGTTCCACCTCTGA
- a CDS encoding ParA family protein yields the protein MALIAFCTIKGGVGKTTLCAHVASALADAGKRVLLLDLDPQAHASLVLGLESREGPCVAEALGPRPKYKMDDVVVVSPKRPNLFIAPAAPRMAAMERELFQWGHRLQAIPRALKTLSWTPDVILADTPPSIGAYTEAVLGHSDLVVAPVPTGAFALQGLGEIEAAWRDVREQQGGALVAVVNLWDRRTTATNEAMEEALKDSTVPVLRARIPRSESINQAGLGYEVVFDTSPTAPGVEELRALAQELAKRVGLR from the coding sequence ATGGCGTTGATTGCGTTCTGCACCATCAAGGGAGGCGTGGGGAAGACGACGCTCTGCGCGCACGTGGCGTCGGCGTTGGCGGACGCGGGGAAGCGGGTGCTGCTGCTGGACCTGGACCCGCAGGCCCATGCGTCGCTCGTGCTGGGGCTGGAGAGCCGCGAGGGGCCGTGTGTCGCGGAGGCGCTGGGGCCTCGGCCGAAGTACAAGATGGATGACGTGGTGGTGGTGTCGCCCAAGCGGCCCAACCTGTTCATCGCGCCGGCGGCGCCTCGCATGGCGGCGATGGAGCGGGAGCTCTTCCAGTGGGGCCACCGGCTTCAGGCCATACCTCGGGCGTTGAAGACCTTGAGCTGGACGCCAGACGTCATCCTCGCGGACACGCCGCCGAGCATCGGGGCCTATACGGAGGCGGTGCTGGGCCATTCGGACCTGGTCGTCGCGCCCGTGCCCACGGGGGCCTTCGCGCTCCAGGGGCTGGGGGAAATCGAGGCGGCCTGGCGCGACGTGCGTGAGCAGCAGGGCGGCGCGCTGGTGGCCGTGGTGAACCTGTGGGACCGGCGCACCACGGCGACGAACGAGGCGATGGAGGAGGCGTTGAAGGACTCCACGGTGCCGGTGCTGCGCGCGCGCATTCCCCGCTCGGAGTCCATCAACCAGGCCGGCCTGGGCTACGAGGTCGTTTTCGACACGAGCCCCACGGCGCCCGGCGTGGAGGAGCTTCGCGCCCTGGCGCAGGAGCTGGCCAAGCGCGTGGGCCTGCGCTGA
- a CDS encoding MBL fold metallo-hydrolase, with translation MEVRYYGVRGSIAVSGSRIGGNTACVEVTSQGHRLIFDAGTGIRALGEAMMREATPHKVAMFFSHLHWDHVQGFPFFTPAYLPTSELKLYGPGANGAQGLQTELAAQMQPPHFPVPLSIMRSRMDFLSALHGQTVEVGPFRVTPIDVPHPQGCLAYRVEADGHSFIYATDVELRLEDISPEVARLFEGADVLCLDAQYTPEEYDGRRGIPKKGWGHSTMMDAAGVAKSVGARRLCLFHHDPAHSDEVLEDMAEQARSIFPVCEPAREGQRLLLGRAA, from the coding sequence ATGGAAGTCCGGTACTACGGCGTTCGGGGAAGCATCGCGGTGTCGGGCTCGCGCATCGGTGGGAACACGGCGTGCGTGGAGGTGACGAGCCAGGGCCACCGGTTGATCTTCGACGCCGGCACGGGCATCCGCGCGCTGGGCGAGGCGATGATGCGCGAGGCGACCCCGCACAAGGTCGCGATGTTCTTCTCGCACCTGCACTGGGACCACGTTCAAGGCTTCCCCTTCTTCACGCCCGCGTACCTGCCCACCTCGGAGCTGAAGCTGTACGGCCCGGGGGCCAACGGCGCGCAGGGGCTCCAGACGGAGCTGGCGGCGCAGATGCAGCCGCCGCACTTCCCCGTGCCGCTGAGCATCATGCGCTCGCGCATGGACTTCCTGTCGGCGCTGCATGGCCAGACGGTGGAGGTGGGCCCGTTCAGGGTGACGCCCATCGACGTGCCGCACCCGCAGGGGTGCCTGGCGTACCGCGTGGAGGCGGATGGTCACTCGTTCATCTACGCCACGGACGTGGAGCTGCGGTTGGAGGACATCTCGCCCGAGGTCGCGCGCCTGTTCGAGGGCGCGGACGTGCTGTGCCTGGATGCGCAGTACACGCCGGAGGAGTACGACGGCCGCCGGGGCATCCCGAAGAAAGGCTGGGGCCACTCGACGATGATGGACGCGGCGGGCGTGGCGAAGTCCGTGGGCGCGCGCCGTCTGTGCCTGTTCCACCATGACCCGGCGCACTCGGACGAGGTGCTCGAGGACATGGCCGAGCAGGCCCGCTCCATCTTCCCCGTGTGTGAGCCGGCGCGCGAGGGCCAGCGGCTGCTGCTGGGCCGCGCGGCCTGA
- a CDS encoding sigma-54-dependent Fis family transcriptional regulator, with translation MPGECYGDASAFILPPLPTMSSAPEVPQVLLPLGGLVGREVDLDAFLQSLMDRIAATMQADRGTLWLLDPARRELFSRAAHLPEVSQIRVKLGQGVAGTVAQLGQPINVPDPRGEQRFFADIDRMTGYRTNSLLAVPLRDVDGVLYGVLQVLNRRGGERFTSEDTERLDAIAAQVSTALQSTSLYQELQRAKDQPQAPVGYFFNRIIGESPQLQAIYRLVRKAAPTDATVLLRGESGSGKELFARAVHVNGPRRDKPFIKVDCAALPATLIENELFGHEKGAFTGADHRMPGKFEAADNGTVFIDEIGELPLPVQGKLLRVLQDREFERVGGTQAIKVDVRIVAATHRDLARMVAEGRFREDLYYRIKVVEVVLPPLRERGAEDIERLARHFVATAARRHRLAIPRLSASALERLKRYRWPGNVRELENCIESAVVLCEGEILEEHLPLPDLERLTPGASPEPPRAGDRASHPGALLQPLAEVERQHILRVLDAVKGNRTAAAKVLEIGRNTLARKLKEYGLGDEV, from the coding sequence ATGCCAGGTGAATGCTATGGTGACGCTTCGGCCTTCATTCTTCCGCCCCTGCCCACCATGTCCTCAGCTCCGGAAGTTCCCCAGGTCCTGCTCCCGCTCGGAGGGCTCGTCGGGCGGGAGGTGGACCTCGACGCCTTCCTCCAGAGCTTGATGGACCGCATCGCGGCCACCATGCAGGCGGACCGGGGAACGCTGTGGCTGTTGGACCCTGCGCGCCGCGAGCTGTTCAGCCGCGCGGCCCACCTGCCGGAGGTGTCACAGATTCGCGTCAAGCTGGGCCAGGGCGTCGCGGGCACCGTGGCCCAGCTGGGCCAGCCCATCAACGTGCCGGACCCGCGCGGCGAACAGCGCTTCTTCGCGGACATCGACCGCATGACGGGCTACCGGACCAACAGCCTGCTCGCGGTGCCGCTGCGCGACGTGGACGGTGTCTTGTACGGCGTGCTCCAGGTGCTCAATCGCCGAGGCGGCGAGCGCTTCACGTCCGAGGACACGGAGCGGCTCGACGCGATTGCCGCGCAGGTGAGCACCGCCCTGCAGAGCACCAGCCTCTACCAGGAGCTCCAGCGCGCGAAGGACCAGCCCCAGGCGCCCGTGGGCTACTTCTTCAACCGCATCATCGGTGAGTCCCCTCAGCTCCAGGCCATCTACCGGCTGGTGCGCAAGGCCGCGCCCACCGATGCCACGGTGCTGCTGCGCGGAGAGAGTGGCAGCGGCAAGGAGCTCTTCGCGCGCGCCGTGCACGTCAACGGCCCGAGGCGCGACAAGCCCTTCATCAAGGTGGACTGCGCCGCGCTGCCCGCCACGCTCATCGAGAACGAGCTGTTCGGCCACGAGAAGGGCGCCTTCACCGGCGCGGACCATCGGATGCCCGGCAAGTTCGAGGCGGCCGACAACGGCACCGTGTTCATCGACGAGATTGGCGAGCTGCCGCTGCCCGTGCAGGGCAAGCTCCTGCGCGTGCTCCAGGACCGCGAGTTCGAGCGCGTGGGCGGCACGCAGGCCATCAAGGTGGACGTGCGCATCGTCGCGGCCACGCATCGCGACCTGGCCCGGATGGTGGCGGAGGGACGCTTCCGCGAGGACCTCTACTACCGCATCAAGGTCGTCGAGGTGGTGCTCCCCCCGCTGCGCGAGCGCGGCGCGGAGGACATCGAGCGGCTGGCGCGTCACTTCGTCGCCACGGCGGCCCGCAGGCACCGGCTCGCCATTCCGCGGCTCAGCGCCTCCGCGCTGGAGCGACTCAAGCGCTACCGCTGGCCGGGCAACGTGCGCGAGCTGGAGAACTGCATCGAGAGCGCGGTGGTGCTGTGCGAGGGGGAGATTCTCGAGGAGCACCTTCCCCTCCCCGACCTGGAGCGCCTCACCCCCGGAGCCTCGCCGGAGCCTCCCCGCGCAGGGGACCGCGCGTCGCATCCAGGAGCCCTGCTGCAACCCCTGGCGGAGGTGGAGCGCCAGCACATCCTGCGCGTCCTGGACGCCGTGAAGGGCAACCGCACCGCCGCCGCGAAGGTGCTGGAGATTGGCCGCAACACCCTGGCCCGGAAGCTCAAGGAGTACGGCCTCGGCGACGAAGTGTGA
- a CDS encoding serine/threonine-protein kinase, with amino-acid sequence MTTTQECPNCGTQHDTRVYVSGQKLTCRCGIRFEVRRQDVSSARQGTQNLSSISRDTGSNVTFAPHRARDEHTRDTVVPGLRADERISSAPYANGGALRDATQVQDPHEVAQDSGPGNSKVGQGSGMRSSGVSRSGGASSAVPGDVGEAVNESPSARQSSTDVPSSKAEDVRVAGHAGVSPGDEDTSPRGVALPGVPMPEGDSREASGAVEGPSGVALPSVAARMDEPMGATLVRSSTPTGRGRADSDMDPHAVETFVAAAKVDLPGFELQEMLGRGGMGEVWLARQTSLGRTVAVKLLPPKLAKDPEFVARFEKEATALAALNHPNIVQIIDRGVAGEHYYFVMEFVEGRSLREAISASSLSPQQGLKLLLQVARAIECAHDKDIIHRDLKPENILLDGRGNVKVADFGLAGIRQSESRLQLTATAVAMGTLNYMAPEQRRDAKNVDGRADLFSLGVVLYEVLTGELPLGRFKLPSQRVPGLDPRVDLVVERLLETDPEARYAKAGDLCSALEVMISTSSVPALAAGLLTDRQPRTRRRSTSQLARRFRSGWRGMRAGLTVVGAAAVLGIVAKMVPMSVHLGKDDKVVIGTEGVKVRGGTKAWPPNTYHEAFATATLVESTTPEGESRFEVSFDDKGTEEINLHSGDWKLQDGQLRAWQGGQDAGGRRLVPRAYVAHRYFAADNFDAQVVMDVKPLGNEYPEESDAQHYGELSFRIKDLQVSAFAIPEVGMRLAWRYFTEDGQEVVGNSAQDTDGLVEDEMPLPTTGPYLVRLKLSPMKGGAVLAEGFLGRQRFARKLLPGLAHRVGKVAVGCRNLACTFDDLKVRGQLEARPKRNVAGVQEQ; translated from the coding sequence ATGACGACGACCCAGGAGTGTCCCAACTGCGGGACCCAGCACGACACCCGGGTCTACGTCAGCGGCCAGAAGTTGACGTGCCGCTGCGGCATCCGGTTCGAGGTGCGCCGCCAGGACGTGAGCAGCGCGCGGCAGGGGACGCAGAACCTCTCGTCGATTTCGAGGGACACAGGGTCGAACGTGACGTTCGCGCCGCATCGCGCGCGAGATGAGCACACGCGGGACACGGTGGTGCCGGGGCTGCGCGCGGATGAGCGCATCTCGAGCGCGCCCTACGCCAATGGCGGGGCGCTGCGGGATGCCACCCAGGTGCAGGACCCGCATGAAGTCGCGCAGGATTCAGGGCCGGGAAATTCGAAGGTGGGGCAGGGGAGTGGCATGCGGTCGAGTGGTGTCTCGCGCTCGGGCGGCGCGTCGTCGGCGGTTCCTGGAGACGTGGGGGAAGCCGTGAACGAGAGCCCGTCAGCGCGGCAGTCCAGCACCGATGTGCCTTCTTCAAAGGCGGAGGACGTTCGAGTCGCGGGCCATGCCGGTGTGTCTCCGGGAGACGAGGACACATCCCCGCGAGGTGTCGCGCTGCCTGGCGTTCCGATGCCGGAGGGGGACTCGCGCGAGGCGTCTGGAGCCGTGGAGGGGCCGAGTGGCGTGGCGCTGCCCTCGGTGGCCGCCCGGATGGATGAGCCGATGGGCGCGACGCTGGTGCGCTCCTCGACGCCCACGGGACGTGGCCGGGCGGACTCGGACATGGACCCTCACGCCGTCGAGACGTTCGTGGCGGCGGCCAAGGTGGACCTGCCCGGGTTCGAGCTCCAGGAGATGCTGGGGCGCGGGGGCATGGGCGAGGTGTGGCTCGCGCGCCAGACGTCGCTCGGGCGCACGGTGGCGGTGAAGCTCCTTCCGCCGAAGCTGGCGAAGGACCCGGAGTTCGTCGCCCGGTTCGAGAAGGAGGCCACGGCGCTCGCCGCCCTCAATCATCCGAACATCGTGCAGATCATCGACCGCGGCGTCGCGGGTGAGCACTACTACTTCGTCATGGAGTTCGTGGAGGGGCGCTCGCTGCGGGAGGCCATCTCCGCGAGCTCGCTCTCGCCGCAGCAGGGCTTGAAGCTGCTGCTCCAGGTGGCGCGCGCCATCGAGTGCGCCCATGACAAGGACATCATCCACCGCGACCTCAAGCCGGAGAACATCCTGCTGGATGGGCGTGGCAACGTGAAGGTGGCGGACTTCGGGCTGGCGGGCATCCGGCAGTCTGAGTCACGGCTTCAGCTCACCGCGACGGCGGTGGCCATGGGCACGCTCAACTACATGGCCCCGGAGCAGCGGCGCGACGCGAAGAACGTCGACGGCCGCGCCGACCTGTTCTCGCTGGGCGTGGTGCTCTACGAGGTCCTCACCGGCGAGCTGCCGCTGGGGCGCTTCAAGCTGCCGTCGCAGCGGGTGCCGGGGTTGGACCCGCGCGTGGACCTGGTGGTGGAGCGCCTCCTGGAGACGGACCCCGAGGCCCGCTACGCGAAGGCGGGGGACCTCTGTTCCGCCCTGGAGGTGATGATCTCCACGTCGTCGGTGCCGGCCCTGGCGGCGGGGCTCCTCACGGATCGCCAGCCTCGGACCCGGCGCCGGTCCACGAGTCAGCTCGCGCGCCGTTTCCGCTCCGGTTGGCGCGGCATGCGCGCGGGGCTGACGGTCGTGGGGGCGGCCGCGGTGTTGGGCATTGTCGCCAAGATGGTCCCGATGAGCGTCCACCTGGGCAAGGACGACAAGGTCGTCATCGGCACCGAGGGCGTGAAGGTCCGCGGGGGCACCAAGGCGTGGCCGCCGAACACGTACCATGAGGCCTTCGCCACGGCGACGCTGGTGGAGTCGACGACGCCGGAGGGCGAGTCCCGCTTCGAGGTCTCCTTCGACGACAAGGGCACGGAGGAGATCAACCTCCACAGCGGTGACTGGAAGCTTCAGGACGGCCAGCTCCGCGCGTGGCAGGGAGGCCAGGACGCGGGAGGGCGGCGACTGGTGCCTCGCGCCTACGTTGCGCACCGCTACTTCGCGGCCGACAACTTCGACGCGCAGGTGGTGATGGACGTCAAGCCGCTCGGGAATGAGTACCCCGAGGAGTCTGATGCCCAGCACTACGGCGAGCTGTCCTTCCGCATCAAGGACCTCCAGGTGTCCGCCTTCGCCATCCCCGAGGTGGGCATGCGTCTGGCGTGGCGCTACTTCACGGAGGACGGGCAGGAGGTCGTCGGCAACAGCGCACAGGACACCGACGGGCTCGTCGAGGACGAGATGCCCTTGCCCACGACGGGGCCGTATCTGGTGCGGCTGAAGCTGAGCCCGATGAAGGGTGGCGCCGTGCTCGCGGAGGGCTTCCTGGGCCGGCAGCGCTTCGCCCGGAAGTTGTTGCCGGGGCTGGCCCACCGCGTGGGCAAGGTGGCGGTGGGATGCCGCAACCTCGCCTGCACCTTTGATGACTTGAAGGTGCGCGGCCAACTGGAGGCACGTCCCAAGCGCAATGTCGCCGGCGTTCAGGAGCAGTAG
- a CDS encoding adenylate/guanylate cyclase domain-containing protein, which produces MSQVPAPFAPKSGQLRGPRLTGRFADGTLGEFPLGPLTSLGRHPSNTLRLVDREVSKEHATIERVGKDFVLKDLGSSNGTFVNGKRVKELRLRDGDEIALGASRLIFHSGEPPVNPNAPTAPGVTVVAQSVSMPAFLAQMDQVPQNFRPVEQMTDVEALRRDYEKLRIAHEFHRQVGLQGSQTGLFEQILKVAFQLLAADHGVILKVAGDGEFIPAAVHHRTGKPVNVMLSDTVLKRVVETGKAVLTADAIIDERFSAAESIVAQGIRSAMAVPLMVNSKIQAVLFLDSRQQINAFSEKDLNILSGIASQASIALENAALGEQIRAEAVTRAELSRFLSKAVADAVISGETEDLRQSRLAEVSCLFADIRGFTTISENESPQEVVSMLNMFFSSMADVVFRYEGNLDKFIGDCVMAVWGPPLSHPDDAARAVRAALEMQDAVEGINRQRVEAGKKPIEVGIGINTGQAVVGYMGSAERHEFTAIGDTVNTASRLCGMAKSGEVLASETTVSKAGAGFDVEELPALQVKGKEKAVPTYRVHGVEYTTAASPRRA; this is translated from the coding sequence GTGAGCCAGGTTCCCGCCCCATTCGCCCCCAAATCCGGGCAGCTTCGAGGCCCCCGGCTGACCGGGCGCTTCGCGGACGGCACCCTCGGGGAGTTCCCCCTGGGGCCGCTGACGTCGCTCGGCCGGCATCCGTCCAACACGCTGCGCCTGGTGGACCGCGAGGTCTCCAAGGAGCACGCGACCATCGAGCGGGTAGGCAAGGACTTCGTCCTCAAGGACCTGGGGTCCTCGAACGGGACGTTCGTCAACGGCAAGCGGGTGAAGGAGCTGCGCCTGCGGGACGGGGACGAGATTGCCCTGGGTGCCTCCCGGCTCATCTTCCACAGCGGAGAGCCCCCGGTGAACCCCAACGCCCCCACCGCTCCCGGGGTGACGGTGGTGGCGCAGTCGGTGTCCATGCCCGCCTTCCTGGCGCAGATGGACCAGGTGCCGCAGAACTTCCGCCCCGTCGAGCAGATGACCGACGTGGAGGCGTTGCGCCGCGACTACGAGAAGCTGCGCATCGCCCATGAGTTCCACCGGCAGGTGGGTCTGCAGGGCAGCCAGACAGGGCTGTTCGAGCAGATCTTGAAGGTGGCCTTCCAGCTCCTGGCGGCGGACCACGGCGTCATCCTGAAGGTCGCCGGGGACGGGGAGTTCATCCCGGCGGCGGTGCACCACCGCACGGGCAAGCCGGTCAACGTGATGCTCTCCGACACCGTGCTCAAGCGCGTGGTGGAGACGGGCAAGGCGGTGCTGACGGCGGACGCCATCATCGACGAGCGCTTCTCCGCGGCGGAGAGCATCGTCGCGCAGGGCATCCGCTCGGCCATGGCCGTGCCGCTGATGGTGAACTCGAAGATCCAGGCGGTGCTGTTCCTGGACAGCCGGCAGCAGATCAACGCGTTCTCGGAGAAGGACTTGAACATCCTCTCCGGCATCGCCTCGCAGGCGAGCATCGCGCTGGAGAACGCCGCGCTGGGCGAGCAGATCCGCGCGGAGGCCGTCACGCGCGCGGAGCTCAGCCGCTTCCTGTCCAAGGCGGTGGCGGACGCGGTGATTTCGGGCGAGACGGAGGACCTGCGGCAGAGCCGTCTGGCGGAGGTGAGCTGCCTCTTCGCGGACATCCGGGGCTTCACCACCATCTCCGAGAACGAGTCGCCCCAGGAAGTGGTCTCGATGCTGAACATGTTCTTCTCGTCGATGGCGGACGTGGTGTTCCGCTACGAGGGGAACCTGGACAAGTTCATCGGCGACTGCGTGATGGCGGTCTGGGGCCCGCCGCTCTCCCATCCGGATGACGCGGCGCGGGCGGTGCGCGCGGCGCTGGAGATGCAGGACGCGGTGGAGGGCATCAACCGCCAGCGCGTGGAGGCGGGCAAGAAGCCCATCGAGGTGGGCATCGGCATCAACACGGGCCAGGCCGTCGTGGGCTACATGGGCAGCGCGGAGCGGCACGAGTTCACGGCCATTGGCGACACGGTGAACACGGCCTCTCGCCTGTGCGGCATGGCGAAGAGCGGCGAGGTGCTCGCGTCCGAGACGACGGTGAGCAAGGCGGGTGCGGGCTTTGACGTGGAGGAGCTGCCGGCGCTCCAGGTCAAGGGCAAGGAGAAGGCCGTTCCGACCTACCGTGTCCATGGCGTGGAATACACGACCGCCGCTTCCCCGCGCCGCGCATGA
- the truD gene encoding tRNA pseudouridine(13) synthase TruD, whose protein sequence is MRIKQKPEDFSVKESYRFDEVSGGRFRVYLMDKQKLSTFDAVTRLRDAFGLRPGAISYCGLKDKQGRTEQLIAVDGADVDMQEPDLRLKYLGRTNKALSSANITSNRFSVTVRSLGPESLGPLNVAAAEVNRLGVVNYFDSQRFGSLKHGQGFIAKDLIRGDFEAALHNYLAKPSDLDRSEDAKVKAFWRDNWGHWDARVPFEGTKKYHRVLRSLREEPKDFTRAFLQIDADYRAMLLFTYQSYLWNEGVRRYLQLLLPRESLFPMRYQAGTLLFHRDADPETLRVLRDATFPLLAPDSRFTDPKVEEAVRWVLGREKLQLSDLSIPGAERMLFFKHEERPVLSFPHKLVIGRTQSDELNRGHVKANVAFTLPPGAYATLVVKRLFHFEYAEDTAEEIRASQRPKLVELEQAEAAPSSRRGPPVRESRGAQRDSRGTQRDSRGTQRDSRDSRGTQRDRPARAPAAKTSTRASASKEAPTSKGTSASKALIKAAPKVEEQAAAVPLGFREKQRQRKAAREVARAETAAKRPKSRKK, encoded by the coding sequence GTGCGAATCAAACAGAAGCCCGAAGACTTCAGCGTCAAGGAATCCTACCGGTTCGATGAAGTCTCCGGGGGGCGCTTCCGCGTCTACCTCATGGACAAGCAGAAGCTGTCCACGTTCGACGCGGTGACCCGCCTGCGCGACGCGTTCGGCCTGAGGCCGGGCGCCATCAGTTATTGCGGCCTGAAGGACAAGCAGGGCCGCACCGAGCAGCTCATCGCCGTGGACGGCGCCGACGTGGACATGCAGGAGCCCGACCTGCGCCTGAAGTACCTGGGCCGGACGAACAAGGCCCTGTCCTCGGCCAACATCACGTCCAACCGCTTCTCCGTGACAGTGCGCTCCCTGGGCCCGGAGTCCCTGGGCCCCCTGAACGTGGCCGCCGCCGAGGTCAACCGCCTGGGCGTGGTCAACTACTTCGACAGCCAGCGCTTCGGCTCGCTGAAGCACGGCCAGGGCTTCATCGCCAAGGACCTCATCCGGGGCGACTTCGAGGCCGCGCTGCACAACTACCTGGCCAAGCCGTCGGACCTGGACCGCTCCGAGGACGCCAAGGTGAAGGCCTTCTGGCGCGACAACTGGGGCCACTGGGACGCGCGTGTCCCCTTCGAGGGCACCAAGAAGTACCACCGCGTCCTGCGCTCGCTGCGCGAGGAGCCCAAGGACTTCACCCGCGCCTTCCTTCAAATCGACGCGGATTACCGCGCCATGCTGCTGTTCACGTATCAGAGCTACCTCTGGAACGAGGGCGTGCGGCGCTACCTCCAGCTGCTCCTGCCGCGCGAGTCGCTGTTCCCCATGCGCTACCAGGCCGGAACGCTGCTCTTCCATCGCGACGCCGACCCGGAGACGCTGCGCGTGCTGCGCGACGCCACCTTCCCCCTGCTCGCGCCGGACAGCCGCTTCACCGACCCGAAGGTGGAGGAGGCCGTGCGCTGGGTGCTGGGCCGCGAGAAGCTCCAGCTCTCCGACCTGAGCATCCCTGGGGCGGAGCGCATGCTCTTCTTCAAGCACGAGGAGCGGCCCGTCCTCTCCTTCCCGCACAAGCTGGTCATCGGCCGCACCCAGAGCGACGAGCTCAACCGGGGCCACGTGAAGGCCAACGTCGCCTTCACCCTGCCGCCGGGCGCGTACGCCACCCTGGTCGTCAAGCGGCTGTTCCACTTCGAATACGCCGAGGACACCGCCGAGGAGATTCGCGCGTCGCAGCGGCCCAAGCTCGTGGAGCTGGAGCAGGCCGAGGCCGCCCCCTCGAGCCGCCGCGGCCCGCCGGTCCGCGAGAGCCGAGGCGCCCAGCGCGACAGCCGAGGCACCCAGCGCGACAGCCGAGGCACCCAGCGCGACAGCCGGGACAGCCGTGGCACCCAGCGCGACCGTCCCGCCCGGGCCCCCGCCGCCAAGACCTCCACCAGGGCCTCCGCGTCCAAAGAGGCCCCCACGTCCAAGGGGACCTCCGCGTCCAAGGCCCTCATCAAGGCCGCCCCCAAGGTGGAGGAGCAGGCTGCGGCCGTCCCGCTCGGATTCCGTGAGAAACAGCGCCAGCGCAAGGCCGCCCGCGAGGTCGCCCGGGCTGAGACGGCCGCCAAGCGCCCGAAATCACGAAAGAAATAA
- a CDS encoding sigma-70 family RNA polymerase sigma factor has product MADDAISLPWKADVQAARRGDPSAFETLVRSVQRQVYGLALRLLQSDAEAAEVSQEALLRAYQNLHRYDDSRPFDLWVLAITRNLCLDLLRRRTKVRTEELEPMKEVLPSGEASQEEGAIAREERQSLEDAMATLSVDDREVLALYYVQKRTTKEIAQILGCAPGTIMARLFRAREKLRKKMTTEEASR; this is encoded by the coding sequence ATGGCGGATGACGCCATCTCGCTCCCCTGGAAGGCGGACGTCCAGGCCGCCCGCCGGGGAGACCCCTCCGCCTTCGAGACCCTGGTGCGCAGCGTGCAGCGCCAGGTGTACGGCCTCGCGCTCCGCCTGCTCCAGAGCGACGCCGAGGCCGCCGAGGTCTCTCAAGAGGCCTTGCTCCGCGCGTACCAGAATCTCCACCGGTACGACGACTCGCGCCCGTTCGATTTGTGGGTGTTGGCCATCACCCGCAATCTCTGCCTGGACCTGCTCCGGCGCCGCACCAAGGTGCGCACCGAGGAGCTGGAGCCCATGAAGGAAGTCCTCCCCAGCGGCGAGGCGTCGCAGGAGGAAGGCGCCATCGCCCGCGAGGAGCGTCAGTCGCTCGAGGACGCCATGGCCACGCTCTCCGTGGACGACCGTGAAGTCCTGGCGCTCTACTACGTCCAGAAGCGCACGACGAAGGAGATCGCGCAGATCCTCGGGTGTGCTCCTGGCACCATCATGGCCCGGCTCTTCAGGGCGCGGGAGAAGCTGCGAAAGAAGATGACCACGGAGGAGGCCTCCCGATGA